The proteins below are encoded in one region of Pieris rapae chromosome W, ilPieRapa1.1, whole genome shotgun sequence:
- the LOC123690443 gene encoding protein Jumonji-like, translating to MKLHAFQKVAEVASNAFLSSTTRKTNSIEKEYWDLVLSRTKHVCVNAASIDTGAADDGFPNNDSTDHYSRHPWNLKVRDHFETQYSGFLGPVVGMTAPTLHLGMLFSTSCWHRDPHGLPWIEYMHSGKKKVWYGIDDSQSEKFRKAVERLCPAFVQNKSVWLLSDIAMIPPDLLQDSVSLCRAVQNPGEFIIVFPKAYSSSIATGYTISESVYFATLSWIHCLGEMFDVS from the exons ATGAAACTCCACGCATTTCAAAAAGTAGCCGAAGTCGCTTCCAATGCATTTTTGTCTTCCACAACTCGGAAAACAAATTCGATAGAAAAAGAATATTGGGACCTTGTCTTGTCGAGGACAAAGCATGTCTGTGTAAACGCAGCTTCCATAGACACGGGTGCCGCGGATGATGGGTTTCCAAATAATGATTCCACCGACCATTATAGTAGACATCCTTGGAACTTGAAGGTGAGAGATCATTTTGAAActcaatattct GGATTCCTTGGTCCCGTGGTTGGAATGACTGCCCCCACATTACACCTGGGAATGCTGTTTTCGACGAGTTGTTGGCACAGAGACCCTCATGGCCTCCCATGGATTGAGTATATGCATAGTGGAAAGAAGAAAGTATG GTATGGCATCGACGATTCGCAGAGCGAGAAATTTCGCAAAGCAGTCGAACGCTTGTGCCCGGCGTTCGTCCAAAATAAATCCGTGTGGTTGCTATCGGATATAGCGATGATCCCACCGGATTTATTACAGGATTCGGTGTCTCTTTGCCGGGCTGTGCAGAATCCGGGcgaatttattatagttttccCGAAAGCTTATTCATCTTCAATTGCCACGGGATACACAATATCCGAAAGTGTGTACTTCGCTACATTGTCCTGGATACACTGTCTCGGTGAAATGTTTGATGTAAGTTGA